One Variovorax sp. PBL-E5 genomic region harbors:
- the istA gene encoding IS21 family transposase codes for MPAPRINMRKIRDVLRLKLEARLSHERIAASLGISKGVVAKYVSLAAVAGLDWAAIQTLSDTALERRVVQGRMDRPTHYVLPDYGRVHQELRRKGMTLMLLWEEYVAAHPGQPTYRYSQFCERYRRYALRLKRSMRQVHRAGEKLFVDYAGPTIELADGSRAHIFVAALGASSYTFACATPRETMADWLEGCARALSFIGGVPQLIVPDNPRAMIANPNRYEPRVNDTVEDFARHYGTSVLPARPRHPQDKAKVESAVQVVERWILMRLRHHRFATVDDVNEAIEPLLQQLNAKAFQKLPGSRASAFAELDAPALQALPLQPWEWAVFKSVRVHIDHHVEIEGHRYSVPQNLVGLLLEARITTRAVELLHRGQRVASHQRSAHKGGFTTVVAHLPAAHRAHLEWTPERLVHWGQSIGVATGRLVVRLIEERRHPEHGYRACLGLLSLARRYGKERLEAASLIALELGTAKYVHVKAILVNERDKATASTAPNWTSPAHEHVRGPAYYQ; via the coding sequence GTGCCCGCACCAAGGATCAACATGCGCAAGATCAGAGACGTCTTACGTCTCAAACTCGAAGCCCGCCTCTCCCATGAGCGAATCGCTGCCTCTCTGGGCATCTCCAAGGGCGTCGTGGCCAAGTACGTCAGCCTGGCCGCTGTCGCCGGGCTGGATTGGGCGGCCATCCAGACGCTGAGCGACACGGCCCTGGAGCGCCGGGTCGTGCAAGGCCGGATGGACCGGCCGACCCATTACGTGCTGCCCGACTACGGTCGCGTCCACCAGGAGCTGCGGCGCAAAGGCATGACCCTCATGCTGTTGTGGGAGGAGTACGTCGCCGCCCACCCCGGGCAGCCGACCTACCGCTACAGCCAGTTCTGCGAGCGGTATCGGCGCTATGCACTGCGCCTGAAGCGCTCCATGCGCCAAGTCCACCGCGCCGGCGAGAAGCTCTTCGTCGACTACGCCGGCCCCACAATCGAGCTTGCCGATGGCAGCCGGGCACACATCTTCGTGGCCGCACTGGGCGCGTCCAGCTACACCTTCGCCTGCGCAACGCCGCGCGAGACCATGGCCGACTGGCTCGAAGGCTGCGCGCGCGCCCTGAGCTTCATCGGCGGCGTACCCCAGTTGATCGTCCCGGACAACCCGCGCGCCATGATCGCGAACCCGAACCGCTACGAGCCGCGGGTCAACGACACGGTGGAGGACTTCGCGCGTCACTACGGCACCTCGGTGCTGCCGGCGCGCCCGCGCCATCCGCAGGACAAGGCGAAGGTGGAATCGGCCGTGCAGGTGGTCGAGCGCTGGATCCTGATGCGCCTGCGTCACCACCGCTTCGCTACCGTCGACGACGTGAACGAGGCGATCGAGCCCTTGCTGCAGCAGCTCAACGCCAAGGCCTTCCAGAAGCTGCCCGGCAGCCGCGCGAGCGCCTTCGCCGAGCTGGATGCACCTGCCTTGCAGGCGCTGCCGTTGCAGCCCTGGGAATGGGCCGTCTTCAAGAGCGTGCGGGTGCACATCGACCATCACGTCGAGATCGAGGGTCATCGCTACAGCGTCCCGCAGAACCTCGTGGGCCTGCTGCTGGAGGCCCGCATCACCACCCGCGCGGTCGAACTGCTGCACCGCGGACAGCGTGTGGCCTCGCATCAGCGCAGCGCGCACAAGGGCGGCTTCACGACCGTCGTCGCTCACCTGCCGGCGGCACACCGCGCGCATCTGGAATGGACACCCGAGCGGCTGGTGCACTGGGGTCAGAGCATCGGCGTGGCCACGGGCCGCCTGGTGGTGCGTCTGATCGAGGAGCGGCGCCACCCTGAACACGGCTACCGGGCTTGCCTCGGGCTGCTGTCGCTGGCGCGCCGCTATGGCAAGGAACGGCTGGAGGCGGCCAGCCTGATTGCCCTGGAACTGGGCACGGCGAAGTACGTGCATGTGAAGGCCATCCTGGTCAATGAGCGCGACAAGGCGACCGCGAGCACGGCGCCGAACTGGACCAGTCCGGCGCATGAGCACGTGCGTGGTCCTGCCTATTACCAGTGA
- the istB gene encoding IS21-like element helper ATPase IstB, protein MMMNTTLDQLRSMKLMGMAAGLQDQLTSAGMTAMSFEERTALLVEREVHWRGDKRRERLLKEARLKYPQAAIEDMDARAGRGVDRKAVMSLALGDWIDSGHSVLITGPTGAGKSWLACALAQYACRRGRSAYYQRMPRLGEELRIRHGNGTFGKWLIQLAKTDVLLLDDWGMSALDVQARSDLLEIIDDRAASKATIITSQLPIEHWHAWVGDATIADAILDRLMQKNHRLTLTGESLRQKPKPDTKEKNTQPS, encoded by the coding sequence ATGATGATGAATACGACCCTGGATCAACTGCGCAGCATGAAGTTGATGGGCATGGCAGCAGGTCTGCAAGACCAGCTCACCAGCGCCGGCATGACGGCCATGAGCTTCGAGGAGCGCACGGCCTTGCTGGTCGAGCGCGAGGTCCACTGGCGCGGCGACAAGCGACGCGAGCGGCTCTTGAAGGAGGCTCGACTGAAGTACCCGCAGGCGGCCATCGAGGACATGGATGCGCGCGCCGGTCGCGGCGTCGATCGCAAGGCGGTGATGAGTCTGGCCCTGGGCGACTGGATCGATTCGGGCCACAGCGTTCTGATCACAGGCCCGACCGGTGCGGGCAAGTCGTGGCTGGCTTGTGCGCTGGCGCAGTACGCCTGCCGGCGCGGGCGTTCTGCGTATTACCAGCGCATGCCCAGGCTCGGTGAGGAGCTGCGCATCCGGCACGGCAACGGGACCTTCGGCAAATGGCTGATCCAACTGGCAAAGACGGATGTGCTGTTGCTGGACGACTGGGGCATGTCGGCGCTGGATGTTCAGGCCAGGTCCGACCTGCTGGAGATCATTGACGACCGGGCGGCCAGCAAGGCCACGATCATCACCAGCCAGTTGCCGATCGAGCATTGGCATGCGTGGGTCGGCGACGCCACCATCGCCGACGCGATCCTGGATCGTCTGATGCAGAAAAACCATCGGCTCACCTTGACGGGTGAATCTCTTCGACAGAAACCAAAACCCGACACAAAGGAGAAGAACACACAACCATCGTGA
- a CDS encoding antirestriction protein yields MNDTQANQPVTASLVASNRRLTFLPTYFGPRLMMRGESLVYAWLRRLSEDYNGGFWNYYELSNGGFYLAPELTGRLCLEVDGNGYSGELSADAAGIVATLFTLGQLAADNQGTDVADVLIDRYHFLRDFARDHAEAAEIFRAID; encoded by the coding sequence ATGAACGACACCCAAGCAAACCAACCCGTCACCGCGTCCCTGGTCGCCAGTAATCGCCGGCTTACCTTCCTACCTACTTACTTCGGACCGCGCCTGATGATGCGCGGCGAATCGCTGGTGTATGCCTGGCTGCGCCGGCTCAGTGAAGACTACAACGGCGGGTTCTGGAACTACTACGAACTGAGCAACGGCGGGTTCTATCTCGCGCCCGAGCTGACTGGCCGGCTGTGCCTGGAGGTCGACGGGAACGGGTACAGCGGCGAGCTGTCGGCCGATGCGGCCGGCATCGTCGCAACCCTGTTCACCTTGGGCCAGCTTGCCGCTGACAACCAGGGCACGGACGTGGCGGATGTGCTGATCGACCGCTACCACTTCCTGCGCGACTTCGCACGCGACCACGCCGAGGCCGCAGAAATCTTCCGAGCGATCGACTAA
- a CDS encoding helix-turn-helix domain-containing protein has product MSEANIRLECLRPANDGWEQPTGEEVREALKAAGFTGGQAAKALGLGAKGDRTVRRWIGGDSAIPYAAWALLCDFGNLGQIWKKD; this is encoded by the coding sequence ATGTCAGAGGCAAATATCAGGCTTGAATGCCTGCGGCCCGCAAACGACGGCTGGGAGCAGCCGACCGGCGAAGAGGTGCGCGAGGCGCTGAAAGCGGCGGGCTTCACGGGAGGCCAAGCCGCGAAAGCCCTCGGGCTGGGGGCAAAGGGCGATAGAACCGTACGCCGCTGGATCGGCGGGGATTCGGCCATCCCCTATGCCGCATGGGCCTTGCTGTGCGACTTCGGCAATTTGGGCCAAATCTGGAAGAAGGACTAG
- the kleA gene encoding stable inheritance protein KleA yields MNKAPIMPWVDQLAGAPATDFPARRDQIAVVMDEAAALTEQATGLLNKAAELRAKAYYAALSLEGDAKGKWGYEEVEQAKRRADW; encoded by the coding sequence ATGAACAAGGCACCGATCATGCCGTGGGTCGATCAACTTGCAGGCGCACCCGCTACCGACTTTCCCGCTCGACGCGATCAAATCGCTGTAGTGATGGACGAAGCAGCGGCGTTGACAGAGCAAGCAACGGGGTTGCTGAACAAGGCGGCCGAGCTGCGCGCCAAGGCGTACTACGCAGCGTTGAGCCTGGAGGGCGACGCCAAGGGGAAATGGGGTTATGAGGAAGTAGAGCAGGCGAAGCGCCGAGCTGATTGGTAG
- the kleE gene encoding KleE stable inheritance protein — protein sequence MTNIIKFPGKAEAPAEVAPEPAAQEKPAPAAPRRGLFAPVVKAVWVVVVLVWPLLKWIVSIDVFFQFIRMVYHWNTPGVFAGWTFLAHFAVLVALTYFVSIYKPKGI from the coding sequence ATGACGAACATCATCAAGTTTCCAGGCAAGGCCGAGGCACCCGCCGAGGTCGCACCGGAGCCGGCAGCGCAGGAGAAGCCAGCGCCTGCCGCGCCGCGCCGGGGCCTGTTCGCGCCCGTGGTCAAGGCCGTCTGGGTTGTCGTCGTACTGGTGTGGCCGCTGCTGAAATGGATCGTCTCGATTGACGTGTTTTTTCAGTTCATCCGCATGGTCTACCACTGGAACACGCCGGGCGTTTTCGCCGGCTGGACGTTCCTCGCGCACTTCGCTGTGCTGGTGGCCTTGACGTATTTCGTATCCATCTACAAGCCCAAAGGAATTTGA
- a CDS encoding DUF2761 domain-containing protein: MTKMLRPYPLGYVCPNTGRVAVLVRAYADSDLNGDAPAYWYSQKSEEWGLDPWKLVEGVDPHAAGGSYDICFANGSVSTVGPLMTIFLGAADAARLNAKEEDERREALAVIAGDLGLDASALRIESLIESRPAVFYDMPDGTTRSACSLDSECWREALARGAAVRAIRQAKAH, encoded by the coding sequence ATGACGAAGATGCTGCGCCCTTATCCGCTTGGCTACGTGTGCCCGAACACGGGCCGGGTGGCGGTGCTGGTCCGGGCCTACGCCGATAGCGACCTGAACGGCGATGCACCGGCCTACTGGTACAGCCAGAAGTCGGAGGAATGGGGCCTTGACCCGTGGAAGCTGGTGGAAGGTGTTGATCCACACGCGGCCGGTGGGTCGTATGACATTTGTTTTGCCAACGGTTCGGTTTCGACAGTCGGGCCGTTGATGACGATCTTCCTGGGTGCCGCTGACGCGGCCCGGTTGAACGCCAAGGAGGAAGACGAGCGACGTGAGGCGCTGGCCGTGATTGCGGGCGACCTTGGGCTTGATGCATCGGCCTTGCGCATCGAAAGCCTCATCGAGAGCCGCCCGGCAGTGTTCTACGACATGCCGGACGGCACTACGCGCAGCGCGTGCAGTCTCGATTCCGAGTGCTGGCGGGAAGCGCTTGCCAGGGGTGCGGCAGTACGCGCAATCCGCCAGGCAAAGGCGCATTAA
- a CDS encoding transcriptional regulator KorA, producing MKKRLTEAQFQACIKGLDVGQQTIEIARGVLVLGQPQAVFITSLGLTKGAVSQAVSRVWTAFSSKNVPQGYERVSAVLPEHQAFIVKKWAEDAATKKKEPKK from the coding sequence ATGAAGAAACGGCTAACCGAAGCCCAGTTCCAGGCGTGCATAAAGGGCTTGGACGTGGGCCAGCAGACCATCGAAATAGCGCGGGGCGTGCTGGTTTTGGGCCAGCCGCAAGCGGTTTTCATCACGTCGCTGGGACTGACCAAAGGGGCAGTCTCGCAGGCCGTGAGCAGGGTGTGGACGGCGTTTTCGTCCAAGAACGTACCCCAGGGGTACGAGCGGGTTTCGGCAGTGCTGCCGGAGCATCAGGCGTTCATCGTCAAGAAGTGGGCCGAGGACGCGGCGACAAAGAAGAAGGAACCCAAGAAATGA
- a CDS encoding ParA family protein: protein MKTLVVAQQKGGVGKTSSVVHLAFDFLERGLRVAVIDLDTQANASFTLAQYKIEARASGFFGPVPADGWRGAAAADSDGARLALIEADPELANAVFLPLDKAKQNLKANLKALAGQGFDVCLIDTAPGLGVALVAALYAADCVLSPIELEAYSIQGIKMMLTTIMNVRKENAGLQFLGMVPSKVDARNPRHVRHQVELQAAYPKLMAPASIGLRSSIADALASGVPVWKIRKTAARKATHEVRALAAYVFEKMEIAQ, encoded by the coding sequence ATGAAAACCCTGGTCGTCGCTCAACAGAAAGGCGGAGTCGGGAAGACTTCGAGTGTTGTTCACCTGGCGTTCGACTTCCTGGAGCGTGGCCTTCGCGTTGCCGTAATCGACCTGGACACGCAAGCCAATGCCTCCTTCACCCTGGCGCAGTACAAGATCGAGGCTCGGGCGAGCGGTTTCTTTGGTCCGGTGCCGGCCGATGGCTGGCGAGGCGCAGCCGCGGCCGATAGCGACGGCGCACGCCTGGCCCTGATCGAAGCAGATCCCGAGCTGGCCAATGCCGTTTTTCTGCCGCTGGACAAGGCCAAGCAGAACCTGAAAGCCAACCTCAAGGCGCTGGCTGGCCAAGGGTTCGACGTGTGCCTGATCGACACGGCACCCGGCCTTGGCGTTGCCCTGGTGGCCGCGCTCTACGCAGCCGATTGCGTGCTGTCCCCTATCGAGCTGGAGGCGTACAGCATTCAGGGCATCAAGATGATGCTGACCACGATCATGAACGTCCGCAAGGAGAACGCCGGCCTGCAGTTCCTGGGCATGGTGCCGTCCAAGGTAGACGCGAGGAACCCGCGCCATGTGCGCCACCAGGTCGAGCTACAGGCGGCCTATCCGAAGCTGATGGCGCCGGCCAGCATCGGCCTGCGCAGCAGCATTGCCGACGCCCTGGCGTCCGGGGTGCCCGTCTGGAAGATCAGGAAGACCGCCGCCCGCAAGGCCACGCACGAAGTTCGCGCTTTGGCCGCCTATGTTTTTGAAAAGATGGAGATCGCGCAATGA
- a CDS encoding transcriptional repressor gene korB, with amino-acid sequence MSTAANKKIAPKSKTPAKAAPEAEAKPQAGGLGLEGMGDLSALLAGPTAAANGGGPLDLDMGLIDEDPHQPRTEDNPGFSDESLDELAASIRLRGVKTPISVRDNPDAPGRYLINHGARRFRGSKRADKATIPGFIDNDYNEADQVVENLQRNELTAREIADYIGRELAKGVKKGEIAKAISKSPAFVTQHAALLDLPDPIAEAFNSGRVKDVTVVNELVTAFKKKPQEVTDWLEDENQEITRGSVKLLREFLDDKRKHEDDDRDPNTVDVLTGKTDAEAGDGEQGSGSDSKKEEKEPDPDKLKKAIVQVQHNERPARLILNRRPPAEGFAWLKYEDDGQEFEANLSSVTLVALLEG; translated from the coding sequence ATGAGCACCGCCGCAAACAAGAAGATTGCCCCCAAGTCGAAGACGCCTGCAAAGGCCGCTCCCGAGGCCGAGGCGAAGCCGCAAGCCGGTGGGCTGGGCCTGGAGGGCATGGGCGACCTGTCGGCGCTCCTGGCCGGCCCTACGGCCGCCGCGAACGGTGGCGGGCCGCTGGACCTGGACATGGGCCTGATTGATGAAGACCCGCACCAGCCGCGCACAGAGGACAACCCCGGTTTCTCCGACGAGAGCCTGGACGAGCTGGCCGCCTCGATCCGCCTCCGTGGCGTCAAGACCCCCATTTCCGTGCGCGACAACCCGGATGCGCCTGGTCGCTACCTCATCAACCACGGCGCGCGTCGCTTCCGTGGCTCGAAGCGAGCCGACAAGGCCACGATCCCCGGCTTCATCGACAACGACTACAACGAGGCCGACCAGGTGGTGGAGAACCTGCAGCGCAATGAACTGACGGCCCGCGAGATTGCCGACTACATCGGCCGCGAGCTGGCGAAGGGAGTCAAGAAGGGCGAGATTGCCAAGGCCATCAGCAAGTCGCCCGCCTTCGTGACGCAGCATGCCGCGCTGCTGGACTTGCCTGATCCCATTGCCGAGGCGTTCAACTCGGGCCGCGTCAAGGACGTTACCGTGGTCAACGAGCTGGTGACGGCGTTCAAGAAGAAGCCGCAGGAGGTCACGGACTGGCTGGAAGATGAGAACCAGGAAATCACGCGGGGTTCGGTCAAGCTGCTGCGCGAGTTTCTGGACGACAAGCGCAAGCACGAGGACGACGACCGCGATCCGAATACGGTAGACGTACTCACCGGAAAGACGGACGCCGAAGCTGGCGACGGCGAGCAGGGTTCAGGTTCTGACTCCAAGAAGGAAGAGAAGGAGCCCGACCCCGACAAGCTGAAAAAGGCCATCGTCCAGGTGCAGCACAACGAACGCCCTGCCCGGCTGATCCTCAACCGTCGCCCACCGGCCGAGGGCTTCGCCTGGTTGAAGTACGAGGATGACGGCCAAGAGTTTGAAGCCAACTTGAGCAGCGTCACTCTGGTGGCCCTGCTGGAAGGCTAA
- a CDS encoding DNA-binding protein → MELAKDTRDRIFAAADSLYEQAGRAAFPTVDAVRKVARVNMNDASAGMKEWRRAQTAQAAPVAVQVPEAVQQASSAALASLWKEAQELANESLRAAQAGWDAERIEAETLNKQMADAYESQAAELEAAQGRIAELEAAARQAAELAEASRQQIEEGHTALLGMQQRAAVAEGRAEEIERRAGELRAELDHAHAEAETAAAQAKATADSLRTERDKVQQRQELAEAEGVKLADQLRQAQVQVEALRSELAGVKARAESQAEAHQEQRKTAAQEAARMVERFTGAQAERDQAQRDAAAAREEAAGLRGQLEAFKEQHTQLMAAFRDSEKADKAVSRTKKD, encoded by the coding sequence ATGGAACTTGCCAAAGACACCCGCGACCGCATCTTTGCCGCCGCTGATTCGCTCTACGAGCAGGCCGGCCGGGCCGCCTTTCCCACGGTCGATGCCGTGCGGAAGGTCGCCCGCGTCAACATGAACGACGCCAGCGCTGGCATGAAGGAATGGCGGCGTGCGCAGACCGCCCAGGCGGCCCCGGTGGCCGTCCAGGTGCCCGAGGCCGTTCAGCAGGCCAGCAGCGCCGCGCTGGCGTCCTTGTGGAAGGAGGCCCAGGAGCTGGCGAACGAGTCCCTTCGGGCTGCGCAAGCGGGCTGGGACGCGGAGCGCATCGAGGCCGAGACGCTGAACAAACAGATGGCCGACGCCTACGAGTCGCAGGCGGCCGAGCTGGAGGCGGCGCAGGGCCGCATTGCCGAGCTGGAGGCGGCGGCTCGCCAGGCGGCCGAGCTGGCCGAGGCGAGCCGGCAGCAGATCGAGGAAGGGCATACCGCCCTGCTGGGCATGCAGCAGCGGGCCGCCGTGGCCGAGGGCCGGGCCGAAGAAATTGAGCGTCGGGCGGGTGAGCTGCGCGCCGAACTCGATCACGCGCACGCCGAGGCCGAGACTGCCGCCGCCCAGGCCAAGGCCACGGCCGATAGCCTGCGCACCGAACGCGACAAGGTGCAGCAGCGCCAGGAGCTGGCCGAGGCCGAAGGCGTCAAGCTGGCCGACCAACTACGCCAGGCTCAGGTCCAGGTCGAGGCGTTGCGGAGCGAGCTGGCCGGCGTCAAGGCCCGTGCGGAGTCCCAGGCAGAGGCGCACCAGGAGCAGCGCAAGACGGCCGCCCAGGAAGCGGCGCGCATGGTCGAGCGCTTCACTGGTGCCCAGGCCGAGCGCGACCAGGCGCAGCGGGACGCGGCTGCGGCGCGGGAAGAGGCGGCAGGGCTGCGCGGCCAGCTCGAAGCCTTCAAGGAGCAGCACACGCAATTGATGGCCGCATTCCGAGACTCGGAAAAAGCCGATAAGGCCGTTTCACGTACCAAAAAGGACTGA
- a CDS encoding antitoxin VbhA family protein — protein MIAEQEQTERRAVVQSALASQRIEGLEPDAQAVADAERWARGEMTIGAAVDQYKARMRLEMA, from the coding sequence ATGATCGCAGAGCAGGAACAGACCGAGCGCCGCGCCGTGGTGCAAAGCGCCCTTGCGAGCCAGCGCATCGAGGGCTTAGAGCCCGATGCGCAGGCCGTGGCCGACGCCGAGCGCTGGGCGCGTGGCGAGATGACCATCGGTGCCGCCGTGGACCAGTACAAGGCGCGCATGCGGCTAGAAATGGCATGA
- a CDS encoding Fic/DOC family protein has protein sequence MKYAGDRGDPYLDSETGVLRNLLGIKEQGGLDKAESTLSFLRASELREQPVKGKFDLAHLQRIHKRLFGDVYDWAGQIRQVEISKGSTMFARQVAIQSAAQQLFGQLAKEQLLRGLDADEFSKRAGHYLGEINVLHPFREGNGRTQREFIGQLAQQAGHRIDWSGVSQASMTQASIEAYNGDSSGMAGLIRAGMPDQLFFNP, from the coding sequence ATGAAATACGCCGGGGATCGCGGCGATCCTTACCTGGACAGCGAAACGGGTGTTCTCCGCAATCTCCTTGGAATCAAGGAACAGGGTGGACTCGATAAAGCCGAATCCACCCTTTCCTTTTTGCGGGCCAGCGAATTGCGCGAGCAGCCCGTTAAAGGCAAATTCGATTTAGCGCACCTGCAGCGAATTCACAAGCGCCTTTTTGGCGACGTGTACGACTGGGCGGGCCAAATCCGCCAGGTCGAAATCTCGAAAGGCAGCACCATGTTTGCCCGGCAGGTTGCGATCCAGAGCGCGGCGCAGCAGCTCTTTGGGCAGCTTGCCAAGGAACAGCTCTTGCGCGGCCTCGATGCCGACGAGTTCAGCAAGCGGGCCGGCCACTATCTCGGGGAAATCAACGTGCTTCATCCCTTCCGTGAAGGGAACGGCAGGACGCAGCGTGAGTTCATCGGGCAACTGGCCCAGCAGGCGGGCCACAGGATCGACTGGAGCGGGGTCAGTCAGGCCAGCATGACCCAGGCGTCAATCGAGGCCTACAACGGCGACTCAAGCGGTATGGCTGGCCTTATTCGCGCTGGCATGCCAGACCAGCTTTTTTTTAACCCATGA
- a CDS encoding KfrB domain-containing protein, which yields MKQRLLVMNGQRLVQSEQGGQWATDKVEKAGPIKPGIYNIHLSTKADKSQSHDGVIVHADKDHVYQQVGKQFVQHDRTNFDKVPEIGSNSSIKYDGDKAQVAPSSIKLGRGLSR from the coding sequence ATGAAACAGCGCCTTCTTGTGATGAACGGGCAGAGGCTCGTTCAGAGCGAGCAGGGAGGACAGTGGGCCACGGATAAGGTCGAAAAAGCCGGCCCGATCAAGCCGGGGATTTACAACATCCACCTATCCACCAAGGCCGACAAGAGCCAGAGCCACGATGGAGTGATCGTCCATGCCGACAAAGATCATGTGTATCAACAGGTCGGCAAACAGTTCGTCCAGCATGACCGGACGAATTTCGATAAAGTACCTGAAATCGGGAGCAATTCCAGCATCAAATACGATGGTGACAAGGCGCAAGTCGCCCCGTCATCCATCAAGCTGGGGCGAGGGTTGTCCCGATGA
- a CDS encoding IncP plasmid survival protein KfrC family protein: protein MSIPRERLQQQTQQTARATLAGARQAGADAEVQADALQDRALEAQAEQAALLEASPLESQYSAAFAAQVEAKHDQAERIEDRLEDLIERQESRMQQAQAKQPGMLALPSTRAKWQQQMQQQQATLQRLHGRLETVREIKEGMGIHSPRIEELAARKLRAQEPELASEWADMREAQRRHEALQRKEEQEKKQAQDRERREQIERTGRGVRLGLSQAR, encoded by the coding sequence ATGAGCATTCCCAGGGAGCGACTGCAGCAGCAGACGCAGCAAACCGCCCGCGCCACGCTTGCCGGTGCCCGCCAGGCCGGCGCAGACGCAGAGGTTCAAGCCGACGCCCTGCAGGATCGCGCCCTGGAGGCCCAGGCCGAGCAAGCGGCCTTGCTTGAAGCCTCCCCCTTGGAGTCTCAATACAGCGCCGCTTTCGCGGCGCAGGTCGAGGCGAAGCACGACCAGGCGGAAAGGATCGAGGACCGGCTTGAAGACCTGATCGAGCGGCAAGAATCCCGGATGCAGCAGGCGCAGGCCAAGCAGCCGGGCATGCTTGCTTTGCCCTCGACCCGTGCCAAGTGGCAACAGCAGATGCAGCAGCAGCAAGCCACCTTGCAGCGCCTGCATGGACGGCTAGAAACCGTCCGTGAAATCAAGGAGGGCATGGGCATCCATTCCCCCCGCATCGAAGAGCTTGCCGCTCGAAAGCTGCGTGCTCAAGAGCCAGAGCTTGCCAGCGAATGGGCCGACATGCGCGAAGCGCAGCGCCGGCACGAAGCCCTGCAGCGCAAGGAAGAGCAGGAGAAAAAGCAGGCTCAGGACCGCGAGCGTCGAGAGCAGATCGAACGAACCGGCCGAGGCGTGCGGCTAGGGCTTTCGCAGGCGCGCTAG
- a CDS encoding conjugal transfer protein TraM produces MADQVEELIKEIAAKHGIAVSRDDPILVLQTINNRLMQDSSKAQQAQLDQYKEELEALALRWGTDAKDKAERILNAALTASKGAMDKAMQENAKSTAATVRAEVDAALGRVAGQVKDARRIGLLNVLASCITLAAAAVALWVALR; encoded by the coding sequence ATGGCCGACCAGGTAGAGGAACTCATCAAGGAGATTGCCGCGAAGCACGGCATAGCCGTCTCGCGTGATGATCCGATCCTGGTCCTGCAGACGATCAACAACCGGCTGATGCAGGACAGCTCCAAGGCGCAACAGGCCCAGCTCGATCAGTACAAGGAAGAGCTGGAGGCCCTGGCGCTCCGCTGGGGGACGGACGCCAAAGACAAGGCCGAGCGCATCCTGAATGCGGCACTGACCGCAAGCAAAGGGGCGATGGACAAGGCCATGCAGGAGAACGCCAAGAGCACGGCAGCCACGGTGCGCGCCGAGGTCGATGCAGCCTTGGGCCGTGTCGCTGGCCAGGTCAAGGATGCGCGGCGGATCGGCCTGCTGAACGTGCTTGCATCGTGCATCACGCTCGCGGCGGCGGCGGTTGCGTTGTGGGTAGCGCTGCGATAG
- a CDS encoding nucleotide-binding protein: MAKIHMVLQGKGGVGKSFIAATLAQYKASKGQKPLCIDTDPVNATFAGYKALGVKRLQIMEGDEINPRNFDTLVELVAPSKDDVIIDNGASSFVPLSHYLISNQVPALLADMGHELVVHTVITGGQALLDTVSGFSQLVSQFPTEAIFVVWLNPYWGPIEHEGKGFEQLKAYTANKARVSAIVSIPALKEETYGRDLSDMLQERLTFDEALAMDSLTIMTRQRLKIVKGQLFGQLDSAAVL, encoded by the coding sequence ATGGCGAAAATTCACATGGTTCTGCAAGGCAAGGGCGGGGTGGGCAAGTCGTTCATCGCGGCCACCTTGGCACAGTACAAGGCAAGCAAGGGTCAGAAGCCACTCTGCATCGACACGGACCCGGTGAACGCCACGTTCGCCGGCTACAAAGCCCTCGGGGTGAAGCGCCTCCAGATCATGGAAGGCGACGAAATCAACCCGCGCAACTTCGATACCTTGGTCGAATTAGTTGCGCCGTCGAAGGATGACGTAATCATCGACAACGGGGCCAGCTCGTTCGTGCCGCTTTCGCACTACCTCATCAGCAACCAGGTGCCGGCACTCCTGGCAGACATGGGGCATGAACTGGTCGTGCATACGGTCATCACGGGCGGCCAGGCTCTTCTTGACACCGTGAGCGGCTTTTCGCAGCTCGTGAGCCAGTTCCCCACGGAAGCAATTTTCGTGGTGTGGCTGAATCCGTATTGGGGGCCGATTGAGCACGAAGGTAAGGGCTTTGAACAGTTGAAGGCATACACGGCCAACAAGGCCCGCGTTTCGGCCATCGTGTCGATTCCAGCCCTCAAGGAAGAAACCTACGGCCGCGATCTGAGCGACATGCTGCAGGAACGTTTGACGTTCGATGAAGCCCTGGCGATGGACTCCCTCACGATCATGACCAGGCAGCGGCTCAAGATCGTGAAGGGCCAGCTCTTCGGCCAGCTCGATAGCGCAGCGGTGCTGTGA